A genomic region of Gemmata massiliana contains the following coding sequences:
- a CDS encoding DUF4058 family protein — MPSPFPGMTPYIERPDVWNDFHDSFIPAVREVLTAQVQPRYYVRIEEHLYIHEPAAKERFALGRPDLSVHPNPHSAVATSGTAISAPAYVGMPIIVEEERLPYLEIRDRVKNEVVTIIELLSPANKATGGGREHYLAKVQRILASKTNFVEIDLLRGHAKMPWDRLPECDYYALVSRHADRQGGDPRAAIWPWKVRDPLPTIPIPLRTGEAEPTVDLQAILHRVYDAAGYSMFLYDSDPEPPLPASDAVWAAQLLHPENPPA, encoded by the coding sequence ATGCCGTCGCCGTTTCCCGGAATGACCCCGTACATCGAGCGGCCGGACGTGTGGAACGACTTTCACGACAGTTTCATCCCCGCCGTTCGCGAGGTGCTGACCGCGCAAGTTCAACCGCGGTACTACGTTCGCATCGAAGAACACCTCTACATCCACGAACCGGCCGCGAAGGAACGATTCGCCCTGGGGCGACCGGATCTCTCTGTTCACCCTAACCCGCACTCTGCTGTCGCAACCAGCGGCACTGCGATTTCCGCCCCGGCTTACGTCGGCATGCCAATAATCGTGGAAGAGGAACGGTTGCCGTACCTCGAAATCCGTGACCGCGTGAAGAACGAAGTGGTCACGATCATCGAACTGCTGAGCCCCGCGAACAAGGCGACGGGTGGGGGACGCGAACACTATCTGGCGAAGGTGCAACGAATCCTCGCGAGCAAAACGAACTTCGTCGAGATCGATCTCTTGCGGGGGCACGCCAAAATGCCGTGGGATCGGCTCCCGGAGTGCGACTACTACGCGCTCGTCAGCCGACACGCGGACCGACAAGGAGGCGATCCCCGCGCTGCTATTTGGCCCTGGAAAGTCCGCGATCCACTACCAACGATCCCGATCCCGTTACGGACCGGCGAAGCCGAGCCAACGGTTGACCTTCAAGCGATTCTCCACCGCGTCTACGACGCGGCCGGTTACAGCATGTTCCTGTACGATTCCGACCCCGAACCGCCGTTACCGGCATCCGATGCTGTGTGGGCGGCTCAACTCCTTCACCCGGAAAACCCGCCCGCCTGA